TATGTGTTTTTTATGTTTATAAGGTAGTTATGTTTATTAGTGCTTTGTACCTGGGCTTTGTGGCCCAGTTATATTTACAAACCTAGGCCTACAAACTCTAGATGCCTCTCCACTGCTCATAAATAGCCTACTCCACCCACCCTCCTCCCTCCAGAACCCAGCCGCCACACCCCACCTCTAGAAACCCTAGATGGATCCAGAGCTTGGGGAGGTGAcagatgaggaagaggaggcagtGCATGCAGTGGATGTGAGGAGGCAAAGGGCTCGCCCTGTGGTGCCCATGCCATCAGCTTGGGAGCTAGAGTGGGAGCTGGAGTTCAAGAGGAGGCTGGCAGAGAAGATCTTGGAGAAGTGCAACTCAGATGAGTTCACAGTTCTTGTCCCTGGCGGCAGGCGCAAGAGTTCAGGGAAGATCATCAGGTGGGCTAGGGCACAGGCAGTAATCGCTCCTCACCCTTCTACCAGAGCAAAGTGGCGCCGTTTCTTCGATCGTTACGATTGAGAGTTGTTAGTAGTTATTTTAATTATGAATAAGAGCATGAACTATGTATCCCTTCCACTTTCTGTACAACTCTTTGTATGAAAGAATGTTTGCATGGTGGAATCTATGAATGTTTGAATCTTTGcatcagtgttttgggattatttgaaagaatgtttgattctttgaaacaATCTTTGCATCAGGAAGTGCAACCCAGAAGTTTGAAACAATCTTTGCATCAGGAAGTGCAACCCAGAAGTCACAAAGACTCAGGTTTCATAATGCAAACACTCAGGTTTCATAATGCAAACACTCAGGTTTCATAATGCAAGAAAATACATAGGTTTCAGGAACCAAATACTCAGGTTTCAGGAAGCAAATACATAGGTTTTAGGAAGCAAACACTCAAGTTTCAGCAAACAAATACATAGGTTTCAGCAAGCAAACACTTAGGTTTCAGCACTCATACAGTACAAACAAGACAACTTTTCCAAATGTTGGAATCTTCAATAGTTACCACTAGCAGTGAAATATGCCTTCCACTTTCCAGTTGGCTTCCTAACCCTCTTGGACCCAATCTCCATCTCAGAGTGAGCAGCTTACCTTGGAGCATTGAAACTTGTGTACCCCCCTCCTCTGCTAGCTGTTGATGCTCTGGTGTTCTTTGCTGGAGAGGCAATGGATGACCTTGTGTTCTTGGCTGGTGAAGATGTGCTAGGAGCCCTTGTCTTCTTGGTTGCTTTGGTCTTCTTGGCAGGTGCTGATGTGGCAGGTGCTGGAGTAGCAGAAGCAGCTGCCTTGTTCCTCTTTGCTGGTCCTGGAGTAGCTGTGGCTGTTGCAGGCCTCTTCCTAGCTATGGCTGGTgctgatggtggtggtggtgcaaCCACACCTGTAGTAGCTCTGGTAGATGAAGAGTAGTCTGACCTATTCTCCTCCACATTTAACAAAGCAAATTAGAATTAAACCACCTAGCCTATGAAACAGAAATTTCTTTATCAATAAGCATACCTGGTGATTATTCTTTCTCATTTGCAGTTTGGGTTTCAGTGGAACACCACATGTGATATATATGTGACCTTGCTTATTGCAATTGCTACAATTCACTGTCCCAAGTCTTGATGTATCCTTCTTGGCAGGAACCTCAAAATGTCCTTTCCTCCTAGCTGTCTGCTTTTTACCCTTCTTTTCTTTGAATACTGGAGGAGATATGTCATCCCCCATGGTGTGTGGCCAACAATCAGGGCCTGGAACAGGGTATATAATATGCTTGTAGGTTTCACAGTAGAGGGGCTTCTTGAAGAACTCATGGATAAAATCTTCAGGGTGTAGCTTCACCTTCTGCATTGCTGCTATAGCATGACTACATGGAACAGCTGTCATATCCCACCTCCTGCAGTCACAAGTGTAGTTGTTTAGGTTTACACAGTAGGTCTTTTCTGAACTACTTGTAACTTGCCAAATGCCTGGTCCAGCCATATATGCATCACAATATTTTGCCCACTTCTTGGCCTCCTCCAATATCTCAGAGTAAGTGGGTGTGATATCCCACCTACATGTCTCTGTCTTCTCCCTAATCTTCTGAAACTTGATCATGAGTTTTGTCCTCATTCCTTCAAGCATTGTCCTTATGGGCTTGTTCCTAACATCCAGAATCATCCTATTGAAAACTTCACTAAGATTGTTTACAACAAGGTCTGTCTTGCATATAGTATCCATTCTATGCCTGGCCCAAGTATGGACTGGTATGTTGGACAACCACTTCCATGCCTCCTCACTCTCTTTCTTCAATGCTTCCATGCCCAAATCATGCCCATGCTTAGTGAAAGAATATGCAGCCTGGTCTAGATGTTTTTTCAATTCATCCCCTCTAAACCCAGCTGATTTGGAAGTTGACATATATGTGTCTTAAACAAAATCTTTGAGGGGAATCAGGAAATACATCCTCTATTGCATTGAGCAGACCCTGTTCATTGATTTTGTATTAATAACTAGTGAAGTAAGTAGAGAAATCATTACATAGTGCAAGGAAAAGCAGTACATAGTGAAAGGAAAAGCAGTTAAATCATGAAGAGTAGTTGTACCTCTTGCCTGTCTGAGATAATTGTGTAGGGCCCAAACTTGTTGCCACTACCAATTACTGTCCTTAACTGTGTAAGAAACCAAGTCCAACTATCTGTCTCCTCCTTGTCAACAACACCAAATGCAATAGGGAAGATGTTGTTGTTGCCATCCCTCCCTGTTGCTGCCAGGATTTGCTGCCCAGTGCTTAGTTTGATGAAGCATCCATCAAGACCTGCATTTTAAGCCATTAGTAAGCAGCAACATGTAATGCAATCCCTATTTAAGCACTATACAGACTAGATTTACCTATGAAAGGCCTGCAACCATTTAAGAACCCCTCCTTACAAGCAAACAGACAGTAAAACATGTAATGAAACCTTGGGGTAGGTGCTGGGTGGAGTTCAAATTCTTTTGTTGTCACAACACACCTACTACCAGGGTTTGTGTCCAAAACACACTGCAGATAGTCTCTTAACCTGTAGTACTGTGTCTTGTGATCCCCTTGCACAATATCAACTGCTTTCCTCCTTGCCCTGTAGGCCAAACTTTTTGGAACATGTACTCCAAATTTCTTTTTTGTATAACTCAGTATAGTCTCAAAACCTGCACCAGGATTGGATCTTACAGTATCCTCAACAGCCTTTGCAACCCACTTCATGGTAACCTTTGTGTTCTCTCCACTTGCTCCACAGGTGTGATCAAGATTCATCTTCTTGATGCTAAAGGTTGACTCATGGGCAATCTTAGAAGCGGTAATATAAAACTCACAACCATGCTTTCTATCTGAGCACCAGGCTATGATCCTACTTGGATCATTCCTATGGTACTCAAAGTTCCTAAGTGTCCTAACATGGTAGTTTCTCAATGCTTCTCTGAACTCTACCACATTCAGAAAGCACAAATGAATCCTAAATTGTTCATGTGCATCAGGCCTAGAGGAATCATACCATattctctccttcttcttcttcaattttctCTTCCTGCCACAAGGCAACCTATGTGCATCATATTCTTCATCAGAAATGCTTTCATCTCCTGGAAAGCAGAACTCATCAACTTCTGGCACGAAATCTTCAAACTTTATGTGATCTG
This genomic window from Aegilops tauschii subsp. strangulata cultivar AL8/78 chromosome 4, Aet v6.0, whole genome shotgun sequence contains:
- the LOC141021942 gene encoding uncharacterized protein, translated to MEALKKESEEAWKWLSNIPVHTWARHRMDTICKTDLVVNNLSEVFNRMILDVRNKPIRTMLEGMRTKLMIKFQKIREKTETCRWDITPTYSEILEEAKKWAKYCDAYMAGPGIWQVTSSSEKTYCVNLNNYTCDCRRWDMTAVPCSHAIAAMQKVKLHPEDFIHEFFKKPLYCETYKHIIYPVPGPDCWPHTMGDDISPPVFKEKKGKKQTARRKGHFEVPAKKDTSRLGTVNCSNCNKQG